The genomic stretch TGGGGATAACCAGAGTGTAAAAGACAGAGGCCATCTTATCGGTGTCAAAGGAATGGCTAGATTGGGGTTGGAGGTACATGAAGAGAAGTGTCCCATAGAATACAACCACCCCTGTGAGGTGAGAGCCACAGGTGGAAAAGGCTTTGTACCTACCCTCAGAAGAGTTCATCCTGAAGATGGCTACAAGAATAAGCATATAAGACAGAAGGATAATTGAGAGGGAAGAAACCAAATTAAATGCAGCAAAGATCATGATAATTAGTtctatttcatttgtgtctgaacATACCAGGGACACTAGAGGGAGACCATCACAATAGAAATGTCTTATTACATTTGATTTacaaaaagacaatttaaaaagctTTATTGAGATCAATAGGGATACCATGATACTATAGAAGTATGAGATGGCCACCAAGGCCCAACATACTTTCCTGGACATGATGATAATATAGTGGAGGGGCTTACAGATAGCAACATAACGGTCATAGGCCATGGCTGACAGGATGAAAAGTTCACTGGCAATAAATATAACAAAGAAAACTAGTTGTGCTGCACATCCATTAAACgaaattatatttttctcttctaagAAACTAACTAGCAT from Dromiciops gliroides isolate mDroGli1 chromosome 6, mDroGli1.pri, whole genome shotgun sequence encodes the following:
- the LOC122731351 gene encoding olfactory receptor 8K1-like, with the translated sequence MEEMIKLNETTGRQVTEFILMGITNRPELQGPFFGLFLLNYMATCLGNLGLIILTSVDSHLQTPMYFFLRHLAFVDLGYSTAIGPKMLVSFLEEKNIISFNGCAAQLVFFVIFIASELFILSAMAYDRYVAICKPLHYIIIMSRKVCWALVAISYFYSIMVSLLISIKLFKLSFCKSNVIRHFYCDGLPLVSLVCSDTNEIELIIMIFAAFNLVSSLSIILLSYMLILVAIFRMNSSEGRYKAFSTCGSHLTGVVVFYGTLLFMYLQPQSSHSFDTDKMASVFYTLVIPMLNPLIYSLRNQEVKSALRRLIKRS